Proteins from one Choloepus didactylus isolate mChoDid1 chromosome 4, mChoDid1.pri, whole genome shotgun sequence genomic window:
- the LOC119532646 gene encoding non-histone chromosomal protein HMG-14-like has translation MPKRKFSSAEGAGKEEPKRRSARLSAKPSPAKVETKPKKAAGKGKSSDKNVQPKGKKGAKGKQAEMANQETKDFPAENGETKNEESTASDEAGEKPSLINLVYHVLSVVPVSPFTIQRNIFSTIL, from the coding sequence ATGCCCAAGAGGAAATTCAGCTCCGCCGAAGGCGCAGGGAAGGAGGAGCCCAAGAGGAGGTCAGCGAGGCTGTCAGCTAAACCTTCTCCTGCGAAAgtagaaacaaaaccaaaaaaggcAGCAGGAAAAGGTAAGTCGTCAGACAAAAATGtgcaaccaaaagggaaaaaaggagcaAAGGGAAAACAAGCTGAAATGGCTAACCAAGAAACTAAAGATTTTcctgcagaaaatggagaaactaaaaatgaagagAGTACAGCCTCTGATGAAGCAGGAGAGAAGCCAAGTCTGATTAATCTCGTATACCATGTCCTATCAGTGGTCCCTGTTTCTCCCTTTACAATCCAGAGGAATATTTTTTCaactattttgtaa